A region from the Takifugu rubripes chromosome 22, fTakRub1.2, whole genome shotgun sequence genome encodes:
- the LOC101078723 gene encoding BMP/retinoic acid-inducible neural-specific protein 3-like isoform X3 produces the protein MCGGPYKSPGEESLTIFVDKRKLSQEPPSLSGADRSPDGGSSSNTSGTVTLEALHQLAASYFTDRESTLRRLHHLQIASSAVRVTETRTGPLGCSNYDNLDTVSSVLVHSPENKVQLQGLQVILPGYLQSLFIQAALNYIGCKSEGQFVCQSGDCWCECSLAFPQCNCPHSDLDTLENNLLRIREAWRTVNREFQESEEFQNFVGNLPTNHAVNISGVELLWRADANLPQRYRQLETSSNQLFAKARRTANKLFSLSKRCQKQPRIVLQRPRALKFWLNYALSILYCSENNQVGVYSEENHSCSCPYVHPSCQVLIPCSVGDGQRCASCSSENRTRCSSCNPGFTLTQGICRPAVPDPTDPYLGLESDRDLQDLELRYLLQRRDPRIGLHAVFVSNDMRINTWFDPSWRKRMLLTLKSNRVKSNRVHILLGIALQVCLTRNSTLEPALSVFVNPFGGSHSESWTMPIGQHGYPDWERTKLDLPLDCYNWTLTLGNRWKSFFETVHFYLRSRTRDFGVASGNKTMYYDSVEGAEQSNIGYMKVNSMQLFGYSVYFDPEAIQDLILQIDYPYTQGSQDSALLQLVELRYRVNRLSPPGAAHVDLFACLLRHRLKLSGADVTRILAALQAFSARQPNYVEYEANKLCS, from the exons ATGTGTGGGGGACCCTATAAATCTCCAG GAGAGGAGTCTCTGACCATATTTGTGGACAAGCGGAAGCTCAGCCAGGAgcccccgtctctctctgggGCCGACAGAAGCCCCGACGGCGGCAGCAGCTCCAACACCTCCGGGACCGTCACCCTGGAGGCGCTCCACCAGCTGGCTGCCTCCTACTTCACCGACCGGGAGAGCACCCTGCGCCggctgcaccacctccagatCGCGTCCTCCGCCGTACGG GTGACGGAAACCAGAACTGGGCCCCTCGGGTGCAGCAACTATGACAACCTGGACACGGTGAGCTCTGTGCTGGTGCACAGTCCAGAAAACAAAGTCCAGCTTCAAG GACTGCAGGTCATCCTGCCCGGGTACCTGCAGAGCCTCTTCATCCAGGCGGCTCTGAATTACATCGGCTGTAAATCCGAAGGCCAGTTTGTGTGTCAGAGCGGCGACTGCTGGTGTGAATGCAGCCTGGCGTTTCCCCAGTGCAACTGCCCTCACTCCGATTTAGATACCCTGGAGAACAACCTGCTGCGCATTAGAGAGGCCTGGAGGACGGTCAACCGGGAGTTTCAGGAATCTG AGGAGTTCCAAAACTTTGTTGGGAACCTGCCAACAAACCACGCCGTAAACATATCCGGCGTGGAACTGTTGTGGAGGGCCGATGCCAACCTGCCCCAGCGCTACCGGCAACTGGAGACCAGCAGCAACCAACTCTTCGCCAAGGCTCGCCGCACCGCTAACAAGCTCTTCAGCCTCAGCAAGAGGTGCCAGAAACAGCCCAGAATAGTCCTGCAGAGGCCGAG gGCTTTGAAATTCTGGCTGAACTACGCTCTTTCAATTCTGTACTGCAGCGAGAACAACCAGGTGGGCGTGTACAGCGAGGAGAACCACAGTTGCTCCTGCCCCTACGTCCACCCTTCCTGCCAGGTCCTCATCCCCTGCTCTGTAGGTGACGGTCAGCGCTGTGCCTCCTGTTCCTCCGAGAACCGGACGCGGTGCTCCAGCTGCAACCCAGGTTTCACCTTGACCCAGGGCATCTGTCGGCCGGCCGTGCCGGACCCTACAGACCCATACCTTGGCCTCGAGAGTGACCGCGACTTGCAGGACCTGGAGCTGCGCTACCTGCTCCAGCGGCGTGACCCACGCATTGGTCTGCACGCCGTGTTTGTGAGCAACGACATGCGCATCAACACTTGGTTCGACCCGTCCTGGAGAAAGAGGATGTTGCTCACTCTCAAGAGCAACCGGGTGAAGTCCAACCGGGTTCACATACTTCTTGGGATCGCCCTCCAGGTCTGTCTGACCCGGAACAGCACTCTGGAGCCGGCACTGTCTGTTTTTGTGAATCCTTTCGGGGGCAGCCACTCGGAAAGCTGGACCATGCCCATAGGTCAGCACGGATACCCTGACTGGGAGCGGACCAAGCTGGATCTGCCGCTGGACTGCTACAACTGGACGTTGACTCTGGGAAACAGATGGAAAAGCTTTTTCGAGACGGTTCACTTCTACCTGAGGAGCCGCACCAGGGACTTTGGAGTAGCCAGTGGAAACAAGACAATGTACTATGACTCCGTGGAGGGGGCAGAGCAGTCCAACATCGGCTACATGAAGGTGAACAGCATGCAGCTGTTTGGATACAGCGTGTACTTCGACCCCGAGGCGATCCAGGACTTGATCCTGCAGATAGACTACCCGTACACTCAGGGATCGCAGGACTCGGCcttgctgcagctggtggagctgcgCTACAGGGTGAACCGCCTCTCTCCCCCGGGAGCCGCGCACGTGGATCTGTTCGCCTGTCTGCTCCGTCATAGACTCAAACTGTCCGGCGCAGACGTGACTAGAATACTTGCAGCCCTACAAGCTTTCAGTGCCAGGCAACCAAACTATGTGGAGTACGAAGCGAACAAACTGTGCAGCTAA
- the LOC101078723 gene encoding BMP/retinoic acid-inducible neural-specific protein 3-like isoform X2 → MEFGRWKVNSLAAERRVAVGGSGGLSLPLDPDFQHTVRQLGRRPTLQTITESLIRKYGTHLLLSATLGGEESLTIFVDKRKLSQEPPSLSGADRSPDGGSSSNTSGTVTLEALHQLAASYFTDRESTLRRLHHLQIASSAVRVTETRTGPLGCSNYDNLDTVSSVLVHSPENKVQLQGLQVILPGYLQSLFIQAALNYIGCKSEGQFVCQSGDCWCECSLAFPQCNCPHSDLDTLENNLLRIREAWRTVNREFQESEEFQNFVGNLPTNHAVNISGVELLWRADANLPQRYRQLETSSNQLFAKARRTANKLFSLSKRCQKQPRIVLQRPRALKFWLNYALSILYCSENNQVGVYSEENHSCSCPYVHPSCQVLIPCSVGDGQRCASCSSENRTRCSSCNPGFTLTQGICRPAVPDPTDPYLGLESDRDLQDLELRYLLQRRDPRIGLHAVFVSNDMRINTWFDPSWRKRMLLTLKSNRVKSNRVHILLGIALQVCLTRNSTLEPALSVFVNPFGGSHSESWTMPIGQHGYPDWERTKLDLPLDCYNWTLTLGNRWKSFFETVHFYLRSRTRDFGVASGNKTMYYDSVEGAEQSNIGYMKVNSMQLFGYSVYFDPEAIQDLILQIDYPYTQGSQDSALLQLVELRYRVNRLSPPGAAHVDLFACLLRHRLKLSGADVTRILAALQAFSARQPNYVEYEANKLCS, encoded by the exons AT GGAGTTTGGTCGATGGAAGGTCAACAGCCTGGCAGCGGAGAGGCGGGTCGCCGTGGGAGGCAGCGGAGGCCTATCTCTGCCCCTCGATCCCGACTTCCAGCACACCGTCCGCCAGCTGGGGAGGCGGCCGACCCTGCAAACCATTACAGAGAGCCTGATCAGGAAATACGGCACTCACCTCCTTCTCTCCGCCACTCTGGGAG GAGAGGAGTCTCTGACCATATTTGTGGACAAGCGGAAGCTCAGCCAGGAgcccccgtctctctctgggGCCGACAGAAGCCCCGACGGCGGCAGCAGCTCCAACACCTCCGGGACCGTCACCCTGGAGGCGCTCCACCAGCTGGCTGCCTCCTACTTCACCGACCGGGAGAGCACCCTGCGCCggctgcaccacctccagatCGCGTCCTCCGCCGTACGG GTGACGGAAACCAGAACTGGGCCCCTCGGGTGCAGCAACTATGACAACCTGGACACGGTGAGCTCTGTGCTGGTGCACAGTCCAGAAAACAAAGTCCAGCTTCAAG GACTGCAGGTCATCCTGCCCGGGTACCTGCAGAGCCTCTTCATCCAGGCGGCTCTGAATTACATCGGCTGTAAATCCGAAGGCCAGTTTGTGTGTCAGAGCGGCGACTGCTGGTGTGAATGCAGCCTGGCGTTTCCCCAGTGCAACTGCCCTCACTCCGATTTAGATACCCTGGAGAACAACCTGCTGCGCATTAGAGAGGCCTGGAGGACGGTCAACCGGGAGTTTCAGGAATCTG AGGAGTTCCAAAACTTTGTTGGGAACCTGCCAACAAACCACGCCGTAAACATATCCGGCGTGGAACTGTTGTGGAGGGCCGATGCCAACCTGCCCCAGCGCTACCGGCAACTGGAGACCAGCAGCAACCAACTCTTCGCCAAGGCTCGCCGCACCGCTAACAAGCTCTTCAGCCTCAGCAAGAGGTGCCAGAAACAGCCCAGAATAGTCCTGCAGAGGCCGAG gGCTTTGAAATTCTGGCTGAACTACGCTCTTTCAATTCTGTACTGCAGCGAGAACAACCAGGTGGGCGTGTACAGCGAGGAGAACCACAGTTGCTCCTGCCCCTACGTCCACCCTTCCTGCCAGGTCCTCATCCCCTGCTCTGTAGGTGACGGTCAGCGCTGTGCCTCCTGTTCCTCCGAGAACCGGACGCGGTGCTCCAGCTGCAACCCAGGTTTCACCTTGACCCAGGGCATCTGTCGGCCGGCCGTGCCGGACCCTACAGACCCATACCTTGGCCTCGAGAGTGACCGCGACTTGCAGGACCTGGAGCTGCGCTACCTGCTCCAGCGGCGTGACCCACGCATTGGTCTGCACGCCGTGTTTGTGAGCAACGACATGCGCATCAACACTTGGTTCGACCCGTCCTGGAGAAAGAGGATGTTGCTCACTCTCAAGAGCAACCGGGTGAAGTCCAACCGGGTTCACATACTTCTTGGGATCGCCCTCCAGGTCTGTCTGACCCGGAACAGCACTCTGGAGCCGGCACTGTCTGTTTTTGTGAATCCTTTCGGGGGCAGCCACTCGGAAAGCTGGACCATGCCCATAGGTCAGCACGGATACCCTGACTGGGAGCGGACCAAGCTGGATCTGCCGCTGGACTGCTACAACTGGACGTTGACTCTGGGAAACAGATGGAAAAGCTTTTTCGAGACGGTTCACTTCTACCTGAGGAGCCGCACCAGGGACTTTGGAGTAGCCAGTGGAAACAAGACAATGTACTATGACTCCGTGGAGGGGGCAGAGCAGTCCAACATCGGCTACATGAAGGTGAACAGCATGCAGCTGTTTGGATACAGCGTGTACTTCGACCCCGAGGCGATCCAGGACTTGATCCTGCAGATAGACTACCCGTACACTCAGGGATCGCAGGACTCGGCcttgctgcagctggtggagctgcgCTACAGGGTGAACCGCCTCTCTCCCCCGGGAGCCGCGCACGTGGATCTGTTCGCCTGTCTGCTCCGTCATAGACTCAAACTGTCCGGCGCAGACGTGACTAGAATACTTGCAGCCCTACAAGCTTTCAGTGCCAGGCAACCAAACTATGTGGAGTACGAAGCGAACAAACTGTGCAGCTAA
- the LOC101078723 gene encoding BMP/retinoic acid-inducible neural-specific protein 3-like isoform X1 → MSPSPQRKERGNMWCCGGGGRGREFGRWKVNSLAAERRVAVGGSGGLSLPLDPDFQHTVRQLGRRPTLQTITESLIRKYGTHLLLSATLGGEESLTIFVDKRKLSQEPPSLSGADRSPDGGSSSNTSGTVTLEALHQLAASYFTDRESTLRRLHHLQIASSAVRVTETRTGPLGCSNYDNLDTVSSVLVHSPENKVQLQGLQVILPGYLQSLFIQAALNYIGCKSEGQFVCQSGDCWCECSLAFPQCNCPHSDLDTLENNLLRIREAWRTVNREFQESEEFQNFVGNLPTNHAVNISGVELLWRADANLPQRYRQLETSSNQLFAKARRTANKLFSLSKRCQKQPRIVLQRPRALKFWLNYALSILYCSENNQVGVYSEENHSCSCPYVHPSCQVLIPCSVGDGQRCASCSSENRTRCSSCNPGFTLTQGICRPAVPDPTDPYLGLESDRDLQDLELRYLLQRRDPRIGLHAVFVSNDMRINTWFDPSWRKRMLLTLKSNRVKSNRVHILLGIALQVCLTRNSTLEPALSVFVNPFGGSHSESWTMPIGQHGYPDWERTKLDLPLDCYNWTLTLGNRWKSFFETVHFYLRSRTRDFGVASGNKTMYYDSVEGAEQSNIGYMKVNSMQLFGYSVYFDPEAIQDLILQIDYPYTQGSQDSALLQLVELRYRVNRLSPPGAAHVDLFACLLRHRLKLSGADVTRILAALQAFSARQPNYVEYEANKLCS, encoded by the exons ATGTCTCCATCACCTCAGAGAAAAGAAAGGGGCAACATGTGGTGCTGTGGAGGAGGCGGGCGTGGAAG GGAGTTTGGTCGATGGAAGGTCAACAGCCTGGCAGCGGAGAGGCGGGTCGCCGTGGGAGGCAGCGGAGGCCTATCTCTGCCCCTCGATCCCGACTTCCAGCACACCGTCCGCCAGCTGGGGAGGCGGCCGACCCTGCAAACCATTACAGAGAGCCTGATCAGGAAATACGGCACTCACCTCCTTCTCTCCGCCACTCTGGGAG GAGAGGAGTCTCTGACCATATTTGTGGACAAGCGGAAGCTCAGCCAGGAgcccccgtctctctctgggGCCGACAGAAGCCCCGACGGCGGCAGCAGCTCCAACACCTCCGGGACCGTCACCCTGGAGGCGCTCCACCAGCTGGCTGCCTCCTACTTCACCGACCGGGAGAGCACCCTGCGCCggctgcaccacctccagatCGCGTCCTCCGCCGTACGG GTGACGGAAACCAGAACTGGGCCCCTCGGGTGCAGCAACTATGACAACCTGGACACGGTGAGCTCTGTGCTGGTGCACAGTCCAGAAAACAAAGTCCAGCTTCAAG GACTGCAGGTCATCCTGCCCGGGTACCTGCAGAGCCTCTTCATCCAGGCGGCTCTGAATTACATCGGCTGTAAATCCGAAGGCCAGTTTGTGTGTCAGAGCGGCGACTGCTGGTGTGAATGCAGCCTGGCGTTTCCCCAGTGCAACTGCCCTCACTCCGATTTAGATACCCTGGAGAACAACCTGCTGCGCATTAGAGAGGCCTGGAGGACGGTCAACCGGGAGTTTCAGGAATCTG AGGAGTTCCAAAACTTTGTTGGGAACCTGCCAACAAACCACGCCGTAAACATATCCGGCGTGGAACTGTTGTGGAGGGCCGATGCCAACCTGCCCCAGCGCTACCGGCAACTGGAGACCAGCAGCAACCAACTCTTCGCCAAGGCTCGCCGCACCGCTAACAAGCTCTTCAGCCTCAGCAAGAGGTGCCAGAAACAGCCCAGAATAGTCCTGCAGAGGCCGAG gGCTTTGAAATTCTGGCTGAACTACGCTCTTTCAATTCTGTACTGCAGCGAGAACAACCAGGTGGGCGTGTACAGCGAGGAGAACCACAGTTGCTCCTGCCCCTACGTCCACCCTTCCTGCCAGGTCCTCATCCCCTGCTCTGTAGGTGACGGTCAGCGCTGTGCCTCCTGTTCCTCCGAGAACCGGACGCGGTGCTCCAGCTGCAACCCAGGTTTCACCTTGACCCAGGGCATCTGTCGGCCGGCCGTGCCGGACCCTACAGACCCATACCTTGGCCTCGAGAGTGACCGCGACTTGCAGGACCTGGAGCTGCGCTACCTGCTCCAGCGGCGTGACCCACGCATTGGTCTGCACGCCGTGTTTGTGAGCAACGACATGCGCATCAACACTTGGTTCGACCCGTCCTGGAGAAAGAGGATGTTGCTCACTCTCAAGAGCAACCGGGTGAAGTCCAACCGGGTTCACATACTTCTTGGGATCGCCCTCCAGGTCTGTCTGACCCGGAACAGCACTCTGGAGCCGGCACTGTCTGTTTTTGTGAATCCTTTCGGGGGCAGCCACTCGGAAAGCTGGACCATGCCCATAGGTCAGCACGGATACCCTGACTGGGAGCGGACCAAGCTGGATCTGCCGCTGGACTGCTACAACTGGACGTTGACTCTGGGAAACAGATGGAAAAGCTTTTTCGAGACGGTTCACTTCTACCTGAGGAGCCGCACCAGGGACTTTGGAGTAGCCAGTGGAAACAAGACAATGTACTATGACTCCGTGGAGGGGGCAGAGCAGTCCAACATCGGCTACATGAAGGTGAACAGCATGCAGCTGTTTGGATACAGCGTGTACTTCGACCCCGAGGCGATCCAGGACTTGATCCTGCAGATAGACTACCCGTACACTCAGGGATCGCAGGACTCGGCcttgctgcagctggtggagctgcgCTACAGGGTGAACCGCCTCTCTCCCCCGGGAGCCGCGCACGTGGATCTGTTCGCCTGTCTGCTCCGTCATAGACTCAAACTGTCCGGCGCAGACGTGACTAGAATACTTGCAGCCCTACAAGCTTTCAGTGCCAGGCAACCAAACTATGTGGAGTACGAAGCGAACAAACTGTGCAGCTAA